The following are encoded in a window of Dioscorea cayenensis subsp. rotundata cultivar TDr96_F1 chromosome 16, TDr96_F1_v2_PseudoChromosome.rev07_lg8_w22 25.fasta, whole genome shotgun sequence genomic DNA:
- the LOC120278804 gene encoding cytochrome c oxidase subunit 2-like: MEIPMIVIELEWRFLTIAPCDAAEPWQLGSQDAATPIMQGIIDLHHDIFFFLILILVFVSRMLVRALWHFHEKTNPIPLRIVHGTTIEIIRTIFPSIIPMFIAIPSFALLYSMDEVVVDPAITIKAIGHQWYRTYEYSDYNSSDEQSLTFDSYTILEDDPELGQSCLLEVDDRVVVQAKTHLRMIVTPADVLHSWDVPSSGVKCDTVPGRSNHTSILVQ; encoded by the exons ATGGAAATTCCAATGATTGTTATAGAATTAGAATGGCGATTCCTCACAATCGCTCCTTGTGATGCTGCGGAACCATGGCAATTAGGATCTCAAGACGCAGCAACACCTATTATGCAAGGAATCATTGACTTACATCACGATATCTTTTTCTTCCTCATTCTGATTTTGGTTTTCGTATCACGGATGCTGGTTCGCGCTTTATGGCATTTCCACGAGAAAACTAATCCAATCCCGCTAAGGATTGTTCATGGAACTACTATCGAGATTATTCGGACTATATTTCCAAGTATCATCCCGATGTTCATTGCTATACCATCGTTTGCTCTGTTATACTCAATGGACGAGGTAGTAGTAGATCCAGCCATTACTATCAAAGCTATTGGACATCAATGGTATCGGA CTTATGAGTATTCGGACTATAACAGTTCTGATGAACAGTCACTCACTTTTGACAGTTATACAATTCTAGAAGATGATCCAGAATTGGGTCAATCATGTTTATTAGAAGTGGATGATAGAGTGGTTGTACAAGCCAAAACTCATCTACGTATGATTGTAACACCTGCTGATGTACTTCATAGTTGGGATGTACCTTCCTCAGGTGTCAAATGTGATACTGTACCTGGTCGTTCAAATCATACCTCAATTTTGGTACAATGA